The window tttttagccaacttttagccaacctctgcaatggtttctcccttatttctcccttatttctccctaactcaacatttcatttttacatcatcactaatttaattttattttaatatataataaagctagcttatttaatttataagtacaaaacaaataatagtaataaagttcgttgtattaaacacgggtacacattacaacgaagaaaaaaaaaaaaaaaaaaaagtacacgaatggaaaaaaaaatcaaaaaaaaaattcaaagaaaaaaaaattcaagggcggtgggcgcggtttctatttgcccacaattcttcgatgatatcgtGTTGTAGTGCTTGATGGGCCTCCTTCTGGTGTATGTCCATGAACGCCTGGAACCGTTCATGTTCGTTGTGCGGTACACCCTGGCGGGCGGACTCGGTTGAGACACCGTGACTCGATGATGCAACACTTGGGTCGTTGGTGACGTCGAGGACGCCTTCGTGTTCATCTTCgatgatcatgttatgcatgatgatgcacgcatacatgatatCGGCAATATCCCCCTGGTAGAAAAAGCGCGTCGGGCCCTTTACCAGTGCAAatcgcgattggagcaccccaaatgccctctccacatccttgcgcgcagACTCTTGCGCTCGGGCAAAATACCTTCTTCTATCTCCGAGTGggcatctgatcgtcttcagaAACACGGGCCATTGCGGATAGATGCCGTCAGCCAGGTAGTACCCCATGTTATGCACATTGCCATTGGCCGTGAATTCGATGGAGGGGCCTAACCCGTTGATccgctcgttgaaaaggggcgaggaattgagaacatttaggtcgttgttcgacccggctataccaaaataagcatgccaaatccaaagcCGTTGGTCGGCAACGGCTTCAAGAATGATGGTGGGATGCGTACCTTTGTAGCCGATAGTGAACTGGCCTCGCCACGCGGTtgggcagttcttccacttGCCCGGTGCATACGATCGATGCTTTGCCGAGCATCCCGGAAAGCCGTGGGTCCTCCAGGTGCCAATCCGGAGGCGCTGGCGATCAGCTACGCGTCCGTGAGCGAAGGTAGTGCTCCCCCAAATATCTCTCGCACGCCACGACAGAAATTCTTCGGGCACTCGTTGCCGGTCGTCTCGCCGCGGTCAGCTGCAGATACTCATCGAACATGTCGGCGGACCCTCCGTATGCCAAGAAATTGCCGGATGGCAACGGTGCATTTTGCGTAGGGGCGATAGTCCGGGCTTCCCTGCTGCGTCTCGGCTGGAGCGGAACTTCGGGGTAACGCGCGGACAACGCATTAACAATGCGCGAGGAAGAGGAGCGGCGCATTCTGAACCGGCGACGAAATACATCTGCCGGATAACGTGGTTCCTCCGCGAAATAATCGGCGAACAGCCGATCGTGCGCACCGGTGTGGTCGCGAGGATGTATCGGCGCGCCGGCGGATTGGCCGTTGGGGGGGTGGGCTGGCTGCATTCGAGCGATCTCGCTTTGTATGCGGCGGGAGATATAGTTGTTGATTGGGTTGTTGGCGAAACCCGCTACATCCCATCCGGTGGGAGCGGGAGGTACCTCTtcttcggaagaagaatgtgATATTTCCTCGTCGGACTGAGCACGAGACGATGAAtcagaactcatttaataaagatggagagaaaaaagattgaaaatttgtgtgaatgaagtttgtgggtgatgaatggaggaagaggatgaaatatttataggggtggaatttagaatatgaccgttgaaggaaaaaaaaaaaaaaaaaaaaaaaaaaatttgatcatcgccggattatcgccgaacAGCTCcccacagtggccggcgatgatccggcgatttttcggcgtTAAAACGCCGCTTGGCGTAAATTCGGTAGGAAATtcgccgaaaaatcgccgacCTCCTCCCAATGGCCGGCGATAAGTCGGCGAtatccggcgaaaaatcgccggattatcgccgtcgccattgggagtgctctaactACTCAATTTATTTGAATGGCTTATTAACTGTATTTTGGCCCAACAATTGTAAGCCCAAATTGTATTGTCTACATGTTATTTCAACGGCTACTTTCAAAGTCGcctcaaatttgaaaatctctCTCAGTTCTTCTTATGCCGTCGCTTCATACAATCTGTTCTTGCTTCAAattcacacactcacacacacttaTGTAAATAAAGAGAGGTTCATAACTGTAAAAGTATTAAATCATACTGCAAAAAATGGATGAGCATCAGGAAATTCCGAGTAAGTTGTGTTCAGTTTCGTCATCAGAAAATCGAGATTCGATCGGGTTTACGATAAAATCGAGGCACCGAAGTTTGTATACTTCACTGTGCCCGATCACTACAGGCCCAATGATCGTTATTGGTTTTGCCTTCGCGTGGGTGAGTCTCCTCTTCCAGATTTCGTCTCTTTTCTCTACTTTCGAattccgattttttttttttctcatactAGCTTTTGCAGCTTGACTTATTGTTTCTCAATTAGAGCCTTGCCTTGTTTACATAGATTCGTTTTAGATGGATGAGATTTGTTTCTGTTATTGATAATTTTGCCTGATCTCTACACCTGGATGTAGAAGAATGAAAAGGAGAGTGTTTTTTTCCTCAGTTTACTGCAAATTTGCGAATTACGAGCTCACTCATTGTATTGTTGACTGAATTGGCGTCAGAAATGGGGGATTTTACGATCTCTATCGGTTAATCGGATGAAGGATATTTCTTCGATGATTTGGAATTCTTTTGTCTAATTATGATGGATCTGGTTTAGCTGTGAACCCTAAATTCCTTTTCAGAACAAAAAAACTGATTGGCATTGGATGATTATGCTCCATATCGTATTTCACATTACTGATTGATTGTTACTCCGATTAGATCTTCTTTCAAGCTATTTGTCTATTCTTCTATAGATGTGTCGGAATTTTCAATTCCTGTGAAATTGATCTTCATTTTCTGGATAACATCCTGAAAATCTTCATATAGTAATAGTAGTGTTTAAGAAGAGGAGGGCTGATTTGTGTTTCAGGATGTGATCAAAAGCATGAGGAAGAAATGGATTCTGAAGCAATCTACAACAATTTTGTTCTTCGGGTTAGTCATCAAATCATTGATTTCACTACTGAATTACTGAATCTTTTTTGAACTGCTGAAATCTGCTCATACAGGTGATGGCAGCCAGGAGTACCAATGTAAGGCTTCGGAAAGCACTTGATAGAAATGCTTCAAGGTACGTTTTTAGAtagatttttcatttctatgtCGTTATCTTGCTTCTTGAGATGACTGCAATATCTTCAACTATGTTTTCCGGAACACCTATCAAATGCCCACTTTCAGCTCTCCCTAAATCTTCCAAGCCAAGACTGTCAAGGATGGCTGTCATTTCATTGATTTCTAAGAAGATGGCCGAGGACAACAAAAAGGTCGTCCGGCCCCTTTCGAAGCCTTGTTCTACACCGCTGACAAAGACAAAACCAATTGCTGCAAAGTATCTTACGACTCCAAGGAACAAAAAGAGCACATCGGATCAAAGTTCATTTCAAAGTGTTCAGTATCCAAAGCCTATCAATGTCGAAGTGCCAAAGAGTCGAATAGTGGCAAAGGCTTTGGTTTTTCGCTCTCCGAAGAAGGCCACTAAGGTAAAGACATCTGTTGAGCTGCGTATACCTGTTTCAAAATCATGCCAAGGGATGAACAGGCTTGAGATTTCGAGTCAGAGAAAGCGTGTCTTGGGCTATTCTTGCAACTCATCGAAGAAGTTGAGTAATAGTTCTTTGAGGAGACAGGTGAGCAGTCAGAAGTTGCAGCCTAAGCCTGAAAAACCTCTTCAAACTTGCAAAGTTCAAGATGCTAAATCTGAAAGATCGACTAGAACTAAGATTAAAGGACAGCTATCTCAGCAGAAGGAGACTATGAATTGCTGGGAAGCAATGCGACACATAGcataaagaagaaagaaaattgtgACATTCGAAAACAGTTAGCTACAAAAGTCATTGAAGAGTCTGGACTTCGAGAATCTAGTCATGAAGACGCATGTATGCGTTCAGCAGTGCCACCAGTGGCACAATGCACAATGCTTGGATTCAGTCTCACTTGATTGgttaaaatttgaagttagCCTTCTAGTTAGAAGGAAGAGATGATTCACGATCCGGAGCTACAAAAGCTCAGGACAGTAATGGTAACAATGGAAACAATTCTTATGAAGGGGAACGGAGTCGACTTGACTATGAGGATGGAGATGATAAAGAAAATGCTGCAGCCTCTGATGATAACAGGTCGAAACTCTATAAACACGTTGAAAACATACTTCCAGCAGTTTTTGAACCTATTGAAGTGATACTAATCAGTAACATATTGTATGCAGGATACCAAACACCATTCTGAAGGAAAATGGAGGAAAAATCTTCGGAGTGCACAAGAAATGTGACAATGTTAGAAAAAAGGTTTCTTGTTCGAAGCTTTTTTGTTTACATTTATCGTGTATCGTGTTTCTGATTGCAATATACTATTGATTCCATAGGGTGCTCAACCACAGGATACTCTGAAAGAGGGTTTGTGTGGTCCAGTGACTAAGCTGAAGAAACCAAAGGCCACAAATCCTAAGCCATTTAGACTAAGAACTGATGTAAGGATCATCCATAGTTAGCACCTGAACTTTTGAAACAGCAATAATAAATCTAATAACATTGTAATTTCAGGAGAGAGGAATCCTCAAAGAAACCATCTTGGATAGAAGAGTCGTCCCAACCCCCAGCTAGCcaatgtgaaaatgcaaatgtTAAGTACCCCAGGTGGGAAGTTGCAGCAGAAAAGTTTAAGTGATATTCAAGTAAGCATTTTTGTTTCAGGGGAAGAAGCTAACAATGTGTAAGCATGGCAGTAGCTTTTAAGGCTCCAAAACGGCAGGAGAGGTCAAAGTCAGCAGCGTCGATGAAACCACAAAGTAATAaatctaagagcatccgcagcgggaTGCTCTTCCGGACGGCGGAGCCGTGACGtcggcacggcgctgctcgACGCCTAGAGCAACGGTGACACATGGCATTTTCTGGTTGGGCGGTGACTGACACCCAATCGCGCCCCCCGTGACCTGGCGTCCCGCCTTGCcctgtaatttttttttaaattcaaaaaatctgaaaaatcatatttaaataataaaaaaaaaaattctcacttcccaataaaatatatccattttttcatacccaaaattcacattttcatctatacaCCCCTATTtcacccaaaataaaaaaagtctCACACCACACCCGAAAACTCTCtcaaattctctctctctctctcttgcaaACATGTCCGGCGAATACCCCTCCGGATGGAACCATGATTGGTTCGGCGGGTTATCATCGGCCTCGCCGGATATGAATTTCTCGCCCCCTCCTCCTACCTAAGACTCGGGTATTCCGGGTGGCTACCGACtagacctgcccaaggtttaccaaaccggcggttaaccgcgaAACCGGAACCGCGAGAAATATCCCGAAACAAAATCGTGAATTTTAGAACCGTGGTTCAATTCaggtttcaaaattttagaaCCGAAACCGCGACCGAACTgtcggttccgaaccgccggttaaccAGCAGATTCATAGTTCCGACACGAGACTCGAGGAATCGCTGCACCAAGTGACATTTCAGCCTTTTGCAGACGGTTTGTTGACCAAAATCGGCGGTTTAATGATAAAACCGACGGTTCCACGGTTTTGCACAAAACACCATGCCCAAGcccttttcaataaaattgtggATACAGTTTGTCGGCACAGCAGATCAACTAGGCTCTACTTCTGGTCATTTTTACTTCTTTCCTTAGTTGATTCGGTCATTTCATGTACTTTCCGTTTTCTTCGTTTTATAGCTTCTGCACATTCAAATTCACCATTCATTTTACACATTATTAGCCATGTTAGTGCAATAAACCCTACAAAACCATGCTTGTAACGAGCCCTATCACACATCCTTGGGGGCCATCTTAAAAAATTGTGTAGTAGTGACCATGGTAGAGAGGATACACAAGATGACCTACAACCTCAACCCGGAGCTATTTGGTGTTCAGTTCCTCTCGAATGTAGGTGTCGTGGAACAAAAAGGTGGTGTACTTCAATTCTATGAAGTGACGAGGCCAGGGTCACAGCCGGCGGGGGCTAACAAGAAGAAAAGCAAGTAGAAGCAGGTGGAGGTGGTGGCAACTGAGACGgacggagagagagagagagagacacgAGCAAGGATTTAAGTAGCCCCATCCATTCTGCACACGCAAGATGAAGCTGCCGTGCCTTCAACTTCCGCTGCATCTGAAGCGTCCCCTGGACATGCCTTGTGGAGCTGGTGGGACACCACGATGACTGGAGGCCAAAATGGAGGGGCTGGTTGAAAGGATAGCCCTAAGTACTGAAAGAATAGCCCTGCAATCCGAGGCCCAGACGCAGTTGATAACATCCCAAACGGAGATACAGAGGACATATGATGTGGATGTTAGGACATTAGTCTTCTCAGTGCGAGAGATGGTGTCTCTGATGGCAAGCGAGTTAATTCCGCAGGGCCAGAGGGCTGCCTAGTCTTTTCCAAGTATGTTGGGTTCACTGGAGTTCGTCTTGGTTGGATAGCAATTCCGAAAGAGCTCCATTATTCTGATGGTTTTCCAGTGGCCAAGGACTTCAACCGCATAGTGTGTACTTGTTTCAATGGTACATCTAATATTGCTCAAGCTGGTGGTCTGGCATGTGTTTCACCTGAAGGCATTAAGGTAATTCCTTTTCGGTTTGCCTAtttcaaagttaaaataaCGTAAGCTaacatcaaaattcaaaaagctTAAAGATGAGTGAAAAAGGCAACAAACGGTAAAGCTAAAATGATGCTTGGAGCAATGAGATTAGTCTGCCCATGTCAGGCAATGCATGAGGTTGTTGGTTTCTACAAGTAAAACACAGCTATCATCGCCAACATTCAATTTCCTCAGTTTAAGGTTTATGGGGGCAAAATGCACCATATGTTTGGGTCCACTTTCTACCGTAGCTCATGGGATGTGTTCAAGGAGAACTCCGGAGAAGACTAATGTCGTCACCACTCTTGGAAGTGGTTTCGACCGGGGAAGGGTTCGTCCGTCGGCTTTCGGGCACAAGGAGAATGTTATCGAGCCTATAGAAGATTCAAGGAGCGTACAAGAAAGTGGGCCCCTGGATGAGTTCTTCTAGATCAATCGGACAATGCTTGATCAATCGGTTAGTTTGTAATGCTTGATTTGCACTTAATGACTATTGTTCGGGATTCTACCTTGAAAaagtagtttaatttttttttcttgaaattaatgtgtttaattttttattaataaaagggaaaattgaaggattcaattttttactccgatataaaattcttatattttatactcctccgtcctactttaggagtcccattgAGTTCGCACtagtttaagaaatgtaggaaagttgtgaaaataaataatggaatgtgggtcctacttttttatattagttttataataaaaggaaaaagggaaaaggttagtggaatgcgaggcctaataccatttatgaatattccaaccgatatcctaaagtgggacacctaAAGAAAAATAGACTCCTAAATTGAGACCAGAGGgtaatatttaatactcctctcgtcccgctttaggagtcccggtttataTTAGGTTCCCGCTTAGAGTCCTATTGgtataaactaataaaaattgcCTACAAAGTGTttaaagtgggtcccaacatccactacaacatttatttattgggcACTccattaaaagtgggtcccaacatccactacaatatttatttattacataatcaaacacttttcttaaaacatgtgcccaaCTCAACCTAGGACTCCTAAAGCGTGGAcgaggagtattattttattaaaatagaatactccattaattaatttattattattatttaataatttaagcaAATTTAAGAATTCTTTCTTTCCCTTCCTATTTTTATTCTCTACCGACTAATCTTTAAAGTATTTCTTAACTTCTTGAAAAGAAATACCCCAACTAAAATAGATGTAGggaataatattataaagagtgaactatacGTTTAGGCCCTATACTATTTCGCTATGCACATTTGCGTTCTACATTTTAAGTGGAACATCTTTTTGGTCGATAACTTTGTCAAAGTACTATTGTTTTTGGTCGTAACGTTTCAAAATAGCATTTATGGTCATAAACTTCGATTTAATATCATATAAGTTATTTTTCACCgtttctaaaattttagatgaaaatCCCTCAAAGTCATGAAGGACAATTTAATctatttactctctctctctcttattaaaatatttattttgtctcTCTTTCATTCTTCTTACCCTTATAAAGGAATCTTCAAAAATGTGAacttgaagaaagaaaaagagaatgatGTAAGGATGGAGAAGGGAGGAAAAAgagagataaattaaatattttaatggaaGAGGTAAATGACTCGAATTTCCTTCATCACTTTAGTGTATTTtcgtcattttttttaaacaatgaaaaagttgctcatataattttaaatcgAAATTTATGGACCTCAAAtactattttgaaatattactaaaaaaatgatatattgaCAAAATTCGATGCCAAAAAGATGTTACTCTACTTAAAATGACTTTAAGGATCTATGTCGTCATTTGCTCGTTTTAGATGCTTTTGCACTTTTTCAAACACTTGAATAAAAATGGCTCCAAATCCATTAGGGTCATTTTTGTATTTGCTCTCCATTATGGCTCCAAATCCATTAGGGTCACTTTTGTATTTGCTCTCCAATGaccttaaataaaatttattttgccCGGACTTGAAATGAAATTCGTTATACTTTTGGGTATGTGATCTGTAATAATTTATTCGAattaatatttacaaattgTTCGTTGGAATGGTGGTTGGTAGTGTGCAATTTATGAATCCATAGTTTAGTCAATCCATTGTAACAATAGTTTAGTCAATCCATAAAGTACCTATTTTGTCTTCTAACATTGGTACGCCAATAATAAATTGACACGTACACTGTTactttattactactactactataaaattaaagctCATCCTACCGCATTAAGTAGAGGATAAGAAAATTGTGgtgaaagaaaaaacatatGAACAAATCCGAACTTGTATTCATTCCATGTCCTGCGCTAAGCCACCTCATCCCCACCATAGAGACGGCCaagctcctcctcctccgcgaCAGCCGCCTCTCCGCCACCGTATTCCTCCCACCTCACATCTACGTAATCGACACCATTGCTGAAACCTACTTAGAAACCACCTCTTCAAACCCTACATTTTCCTCACGACTTAAATTCATCCGCCTCCCTCCCATTCAACACTCAAACAAACATTTCTTCGAGCATTACAACGTCCAAATCCCCAACGTCCGGCGAGAAATCTCCAACCTCCTAACAAATGAGCAAAATCCCCGCCTCGCCGCCATCGTGCTCGACATTTTCTGCGTGGGGCTCGTCTCCGTCGCCGCCGAATTCGGCCTGCCGGCGTACCTTTTCTTCACCGGCGGCGCCACCTGCCTCGGCATCTACCAACACTTCGTCTCGCTGAGATTCGACCGTGACGAAGATGTCACGAGGTACAAAAACACGGAGGTAGACTTGCCGGTGCCCTGCTTTTCGCTTCCGGTCCCGGCAAAAGTCTTGCCGATGATGACGGTGGATGAGACCTCCCCTCCGGGGATCTTCTTGACCCATTTCAAGATGTTTTCTGAGGTAAAGGGTATTTTGATCAATACGTTTTACGACATGGAGCCCTACGCAGTTGAGTCGCTCCTTTCCGATGATAAGACGCCCGAGATTTATCCGGTCGGGCCGGTTTTGAAGGTGGAAAGCAAATGGTTTGCCGAAGATGACGATGTGAAGAAATGGCTTGACGATCAGCCGGAAAATTCAGTTGTTTTCTTGTGTTTCGGAAGCCTCGGTATATTTGGTGAAGAACAAGTGAGGGAAATCGCTAAGGGTTTGGAGAATAGTGGGACTCGTTTCTTGTGGTCGTTGAGGAAGAGTTACAATCccaaaatagagagagaaagatctGAATATTTCGAGGGTTTCTCGGAGAGGACTAAAGGGTTTGGGAGAGTGATGGAGTGGGCCCCGCAGGCGGCTGTGCTGGCGCATCCTGCGGTGGGAGGGTTTGTGTCGCACTGTGGGTGGAACTCGACTCTCGAGAGCGTGTGGTTTGGGGTGCCCATGGCTACTTTCCCGATGCACGCGGAGCAGCAGCTGAATGCGTTTTATCTGGTCAAGGAGATGGGGATGGCGGAGGCGATTACGTTGGATTATCAGATGGATTTCACAGGAGAGAAGCCGCCCGAGAGTGTGGGGTGGGAGGTGATCGCGGGGGGGATAAGGCGGCTGATGGAGGAGGAGGGAGGGAGTGGGGTGAGGAGGAAGGTGGAGGAGATGAGGAAGAAGGCGAGGGAAGCTTTGGTGGAAGGTGGATCTTCTTACAATGCTCTAACTCGTTTTATTGAGGATGTTATGACAAATGTAGATtgattatgtatttgattcttgtatttttaatatgaaGTATGGTATTGCTATA is drawn from Salvia hispanica cultivar TCC Black 2014 chromosome 6, UniMelb_Shisp_WGS_1.0, whole genome shotgun sequence and contains these coding sequences:
- the LOC125193015 gene encoding anthocyanidin 3-O-glucosyltransferase 2-like, whose translation is MNKSELVFIPCPALSHLIPTIETAKLLLLRDSRLSATVFLPPHIYVIDTIAETYLETTSSNPTFSSRLKFIRLPPIQHSNKHFFEHYNVQIPNVRREISNLLTNEQNPRLAAIVLDIFCVGLVSVAAEFGLPAYLFFTGGATCLGIYQHFVSLRFDRDEDVTRYKNTEVDLPVPCFSLPVPAKVLPMMTVDETSPPGIFLTHFKMFSEVKGILINTFYDMEPYAVESLLSDDKTPEIYPVGPVLKVESKWFAEDDDVKKWLDDQPENSVVFLCFGSLGIFGEEQVREIAKGLENSGTRFLWSLRKSYNPKIERERSEYFEGFSERTKGFGRVMEWAPQAAVLAHPAVGGFVSHCGWNSTLESVWFGVPMATFPMHAEQQLNAFYLVKEMGMAEAITLDYQMDFTGEKPPESVGWEVIAGGIRRLMEEEGGSGVRRKVEEMRKKAREALVEGGSSYNALTRFIEDVMTNVD